A genomic segment from Streptomyces sp. NBC_00654 encodes:
- a CDS encoding FtsK/SpoIIIE domain-containing protein — MTDSSIRALGRFVADEALRKVTEANGARAVLRVSGFDRPTVAEALRRTARQLLGSQDCQVVVKVGTSEPIEGVPADYLLGPQDQLTKWRNSGQGRAVLLFEWGQSPDAQGLAAMNALNDATILGNYRDSSGERGFDRFMAEAWREAGGIGTVPAAMGTVLPAIWGAVTDEEPRSLHRWAAFLVDTAQKVAATQVRTPDVVYPEISAALPALDLFPDRGLFVKPAALPTRIKKNVSVSAFKQPTGKEITEDDLIDRISATEFSAESLDHVGTDSETAKELMRGLVLNLNRSGSTPQDSRQLRREQDLTLWLEVFEQKSKKIGLGQQVRQEIEKADADRVDEFDAMVIEDALDLGDQEAAQRFLDEAPIGGAEPLADLLSKRSRRKVEKLAFPDSQFVQDPLRALLRELTYFSDEEEGSVVVGLEGNQEVGRWSRWLFAFLYANTLDDVRESTGLRLTLDVKKCLLDLTKPPLPEEDEPFDPNTEWAPLRILVEMDGAQRRFRWDPLGIPGQIALAALIHGWQTPPGQTGKLTFDTFLERFNDPRQWQADEPLPVSESQFASQLERLRLEHFSRFCDGLDAGKINDYVREWEGVLREARTTLVPDNAPNADLEAVVLTDVVGLADHRMMMLATHPLKLRWLAKNYEEAADSIETALNKEGGLSLNQENEELFFDAIDRISPHGTPAVLVGPGGTIAIPMRESAGHEEYAPVRYGGNESKDWLSSVDETAIDEMVRVITDYLTTYPHKLDGLRVLLLDRNGDPVLPMRVAKQMRAKNPRLKVDLVVLAPQATHHEIIQGFDLQFSGTEMSDDSFLPDVQLILQAWEPDQEADLSGLEDTIDLALAPALFGTQTSMKESTKKESLSGYFNPWKHPASHNLAQTSENVVRALLPETADETLESWSTLCVRYDRRSPVSRESVDGIDYFEMQVQFDQHQNLFETLHRVAHWVVTLDSFIGREQIDALRNRPDVILVKPSVGKNESYTLIVSSQTGRQFVVQRLCRRLEQIGVVTPQDSESTAKRIYEVGRNVAPGAVLRSLGIGTTVNEVVGLVATRFVIDQQFPVSRQGTSLVTWISFDEHHRWFGRGHKTRADLGRFVLTVQDDGTVRLDVLVAESKFRQTFDVGSAEEQLNRTTDLCRDAFRSDGEARHDRPFWLDELAAAIAQTSGKTTQAEDLPARTLIGNDDHRQVEAKVLDALRSEDVQLGHVTGVAVAISAEDDQSAPAVGSLGRHTLVRLNKRELLNLIGALRAKEDPTNADPLVVSGDLSGTMKAADTTVETSSVGLSAEPPTLEETTASAEAGGAAALTAAPGAVLARHPAAEAGPAPLKASRGGLSEEELALRYNKIVDVFARHKVAVTAPEVGKWQEGPGFYIFRFIPNPGVTVDKLTNRRDEIFLALALPSGFSIRARSDRGSVLFEIPKIDDEKYGVDAKALWLRCPANPESLIAPLGADIEGNPVTIDLSSADSPHLLVAGTTGSGKSVALDTILKGLVRYDKSTLRLRLVDPKGTELVDFEDDPHLDGVIGMDAADAIEILEETVEEMAVRYKDMKAIRTRKLVEYNAKVDKADRKPWIVIVLDEYADLTSDPEEKKQIEALLKRLTQKARAAGIHVITATQRPSADVISTTIRSNFPAQLALRVKTATDSRIILDETGAEALAGQGDAFLHTAKSTTRLQVAYDGS, encoded by the coding sequence GTGACCGACAGCAGCATCCGAGCGCTCGGGCGGTTCGTCGCCGACGAAGCACTTCGCAAGGTCACTGAGGCCAACGGGGCCCGCGCCGTCCTACGGGTCAGCGGCTTCGACCGACCGACCGTGGCCGAGGCTCTCCGCCGCACTGCCCGGCAGCTGTTGGGCTCGCAGGACTGTCAGGTTGTCGTCAAGGTCGGCACCTCAGAGCCAATCGAAGGTGTCCCCGCTGACTACCTGTTGGGGCCGCAGGACCAGCTGACCAAGTGGCGAAATTCAGGACAGGGCAGGGCGGTGTTGCTCTTCGAGTGGGGGCAGTCTCCGGACGCACAGGGGCTGGCGGCCATGAACGCCCTGAACGATGCCACGATCCTGGGCAACTACCGTGACTCCTCCGGCGAGCGTGGGTTCGACAGATTCATGGCGGAAGCATGGCGGGAAGCGGGGGGTATCGGCACTGTTCCAGCCGCGATGGGCACCGTTCTGCCGGCGATCTGGGGTGCCGTCACGGATGAGGAGCCCCGGTCCTTGCACCGCTGGGCAGCCTTCCTGGTCGACACTGCGCAGAAGGTCGCAGCAACTCAGGTCCGCACCCCTGACGTGGTCTACCCGGAGATCTCTGCTGCCCTGCCGGCTCTTGATCTCTTCCCAGACCGAGGACTCTTCGTCAAGCCCGCCGCGCTGCCCACCCGGATCAAGAAGAACGTCTCGGTAAGTGCCTTCAAGCAGCCCACGGGCAAGGAGATCACCGAGGACGACCTGATAGACCGCATAAGCGCGACCGAGTTCAGTGCGGAATCCTTGGACCACGTCGGCACGGACTCCGAGACTGCCAAGGAGCTCATGCGCGGCCTCGTACTCAACCTCAATCGCAGTGGCTCCACTCCGCAGGATTCTCGTCAGTTGCGCCGAGAGCAGGACCTGACCCTCTGGCTGGAAGTCTTCGAGCAGAAGTCCAAGAAGATCGGCCTGGGCCAGCAGGTCCGGCAGGAGATCGAGAAGGCCGACGCAGATCGGGTCGACGAGTTCGACGCCATGGTGATCGAAGATGCACTCGACCTCGGAGATCAGGAAGCCGCACAGCGTTTCCTTGACGAGGCTCCTATCGGCGGGGCGGAGCCTCTGGCCGACCTGCTGTCCAAGCGGTCGCGCCGCAAAGTCGAGAAGCTTGCCTTTCCGGACTCTCAGTTCGTCCAGGACCCACTGCGTGCCCTGCTGCGCGAGCTGACCTACTTCTCCGATGAAGAGGAAGGCTCCGTCGTCGTCGGGCTGGAAGGCAACCAGGAAGTTGGGCGGTGGAGCCGTTGGCTCTTCGCTTTCCTGTACGCCAACACCCTGGATGACGTCCGGGAATCCACCGGTCTTCGCCTGACTCTGGACGTCAAGAAGTGCCTGTTGGACCTGACCAAGCCGCCCCTCCCGGAGGAGGACGAGCCGTTCGATCCGAACACGGAGTGGGCCCCGCTGCGCATCCTGGTCGAGATGGACGGCGCCCAGCGACGCTTTCGCTGGGACCCTCTTGGCATCCCGGGGCAGATCGCGCTGGCGGCTCTCATACACGGCTGGCAAACTCCCCCTGGCCAGACCGGTAAATTGACCTTTGACACCTTCCTCGAAAGGTTCAATGACCCCCGGCAGTGGCAGGCCGACGAACCCTTGCCTGTTTCCGAATCGCAGTTTGCCAGTCAGCTGGAGCGCCTCAGGCTGGAGCATTTCAGCCGCTTCTGCGACGGGCTTGACGCCGGGAAGATCAACGATTACGTACGTGAGTGGGAAGGCGTGCTCCGCGAAGCTCGCACCACCCTGGTTCCCGACAACGCTCCGAACGCAGACCTCGAGGCTGTCGTCCTGACCGATGTTGTCGGGCTTGCCGACCACCGCATGATGATGCTGGCCACTCACCCGCTGAAGCTGCGCTGGCTGGCAAAGAACTACGAGGAGGCTGCTGACAGCATCGAGACCGCCCTGAACAAGGAGGGAGGTCTGAGCCTAAACCAGGAAAACGAGGAGCTCTTCTTCGACGCCATTGACCGTATCTCCCCACACGGGACACCTGCTGTCCTCGTCGGTCCCGGCGGCACGATTGCCATTCCGATGCGGGAGTCGGCCGGGCACGAGGAGTACGCACCGGTCCGCTACGGCGGAAACGAGTCCAAGGACTGGCTCTCCAGCGTCGACGAGACCGCGATCGACGAGATGGTCCGCGTCATCACCGACTACCTGACGACCTACCCCCACAAGCTTGATGGGCTGCGCGTACTGCTTCTGGACCGCAACGGCGACCCTGTCCTACCGATGCGCGTGGCCAAGCAGATGCGGGCCAAGAACCCTCGTCTGAAAGTTGATCTGGTTGTACTGGCTCCGCAGGCCACCCACCACGAGATCATCCAGGGTTTCGACCTGCAGTTCTCCGGTACGGAGATGTCCGACGACAGCTTCCTGCCCGACGTCCAACTGATCCTTCAGGCATGGGAGCCCGACCAGGAAGCAGACCTGTCAGGGCTGGAGGACACCATCGACCTCGCTCTGGCGCCGGCACTGTTCGGCACGCAGACCAGTATGAAGGAGAGCACCAAGAAGGAGTCCCTGTCGGGCTACTTCAACCCCTGGAAGCACCCAGCCTCACACAACCTGGCTCAGACCAGCGAGAACGTCGTGAGAGCGCTGTTGCCTGAGACCGCCGACGAGACTCTTGAGTCCTGGTCGACCTTGTGCGTGCGCTACGACCGCCGTTCCCCGGTCTCCCGGGAGAGTGTCGACGGCATCGACTACTTCGAGATGCAGGTGCAGTTCGACCAGCACCAGAACCTGTTCGAGACCCTGCACCGTGTGGCCCACTGGGTCGTCACTCTCGACAGCTTCATCGGCCGTGAGCAAATCGATGCCCTGCGCAACCGCCCTGACGTCATCCTCGTCAAGCCCAGCGTCGGCAAGAACGAGTCCTACACCCTCATTGTCAGCTCGCAGACCGGTCGGCAGTTCGTCGTTCAGCGACTGTGCCGCCGCCTTGAGCAGATCGGTGTCGTCACCCCGCAGGACTCGGAAAGCACCGCTAAACGAATCTACGAGGTCGGCCGCAACGTGGCCCCTGGCGCCGTGCTGCGCTCCCTCGGCATTGGCACTACGGTCAACGAAGTCGTCGGCCTGGTAGCCACGCGGTTTGTCATCGACCAGCAGTTTCCCGTCTCTAGGCAGGGCACGAGCCTGGTCACGTGGATCAGCTTCGACGAGCACCACCGCTGGTTCGGCCGCGGACACAAGACCCGTGCCGACCTCGGCCGGTTTGTGCTGACGGTCCAGGACGACGGCACTGTTCGCCTGGATGTCCTGGTCGCCGAGTCCAAGTTCCGCCAGACCTTCGACGTCGGTTCGGCTGAGGAACAGCTCAACCGCACCACTGACCTGTGTAGGGACGCCTTCCGTTCGGACGGCGAAGCTCGCCACGACCGCCCCTTCTGGCTGGACGAGCTTGCTGCCGCGATCGCTCAGACCAGTGGAAAGACCACGCAGGCCGAAGACCTTCCAGCTCGTACCCTGATCGGTAATGACGACCACCGCCAGGTCGAGGCGAAGGTCCTTGATGCCCTACGCTCCGAGGATGTCCAGCTCGGCCACGTCACTGGCGTTGCCGTGGCTATCTCGGCAGAGGACGATCAGTCGGCACCCGCGGTCGGAAGCCTCGGCAGGCACACCCTGGTGAGGTTGAACAAACGGGAACTGCTGAACCTCATCGGCGCTCTACGCGCCAAGGAGGACCCCACCAACGCCGATCCCCTTGTTGTCTCTGGAGACCTCAGCGGGACCATGAAGGCCGCTGACACTACCGTCGAAACCTCCTCTGTGGGCCTTTCCGCCGAACCGCCCACTCTGGAAGAAACAACGGCATCTGCCGAGGCCGGCGGGGCGGCCGCTCTAACAGCTGCGCCAGGAGCGGTACTTGCGCGTCACCCTGCCGCAGAGGCAGGTCCTGCACCTCTGAAAGCTTCCCGCGGTGGGCTCTCCGAGGAGGAGCTGGCGCTTCGATACAACAAGATCGTTGACGTCTTTGCCCGCCACAAGGTCGCGGTCACCGCACCGGAGGTCGGCAAGTGGCAGGAGGGACCCGGCTTCTATATCTTCCGGTTCATCCCCAATCCTGGGGTCACCGTGGACAAGCTGACCAACCGACGCGACGAGATCTTCCTGGCCCTGGCGCTCCCCTCCGGGTTCAGCATTCGTGCCCGCAGCGACCGCGGCTCCGTGCTCTTCGAGATCCCCAAGATCGACGACGAGAAGTACGGGGTCGACGCCAAGGCGCTGTGGCTGCGGTGCCCGGCCAATCCCGAGAGCCTCATCGCCCCGCTGGGCGCCGACATCGAGGGCAACCCTGTCACCATTGACCTCTCCTCTGCAGACTCACCGCACTTGCTGGTGGCCGGCACTACCGGATCAGGAAAGTCCGTCGCGCTGGATACGATCCTCAAGGGCCTGGTCCGGTACGACAAGAGCACCCTGCGACTCCGCCTCGTTGATCCCAAGGGCACCGAGCTTGTCGACTTCGAGGATGACCCGCACCTTGACGGCGTGATCGGTATGGACGCTGCCGACGCCATCGAGATCCTTGAGGAAACCGTCGAAGAGATGGCCGTGCGCTACAAGGACATGAAGGCAATCCGCACACGCAAGCTCGTCGAGTACAACGCCAAGGTCGACAAGGCAGATCGAAAGCCCTGGATCGTCATCGTCCTTGATGAGTACGCCGATCTCACTAGCGATCCCGAAGAGAAGAAGCAGATCGAAGCGCTGCTCAAGCGCCTGACGCAGAAAGCCCGCGCTGCGGGCATCCACGTCATTACAGCCACGCAGCGACCGAGTGCGGACGTCATCTCTACGACCATCCGCTCCAACTTCCCTGCCCAACTCGCCCTGCGGGTCAAGACAGCGACCGACAGCCGCATCATTCTGGACGAGACGGGAGCCGAAGCTCTGGCCGGACAGGGCGACGCCTTTTTGCACACGGCTAAGAGCACCACGCGACTGCAGGTGGCCTACGACGGGAGCTGA
- a CDS encoding DUF4407 domain-containing protein, with translation MTDFLTNLVTAPDTADRQGADHDAAARTTGRRAAARTAEDVPAARTTGEGAPARTARRPRGFDTARRLRSLTGVDEELLARVRYERSKYTALGGVVLGTSVIAAFSMWNFATEALGGFSPVVLVPTVIWMLFVLNLDRWLVTPQPNARRRVGPLLTRLLIALMLGMVIAEPLVLRIFQTAIEQHVADERTDAIDRLRTNLVRCNPVPSTTRTITPEGCGRSYVLSFGDTPGERVEELAALRSDAAALQKRVDRDTARLEGIDSDVRNECRKLIRIAATGLYQRTSECLRLRDKAQDYRATHRTSENEKRLTRMNRRTLEIEAEQTVSRGAFLKARADGIERRLGEERAKQKGIGVLERMRALDRLAAGNPVLFVGIWLVRLLFVLLDVLPVLVKYLSGESAYDRMLTSASNSAVKIHDEEARLAERRAMANIEIAQDAIEQEVRRHRAESEAAFREHTAAMNIRVRQAVNALEDEIRRSSAV, from the coding sequence TTGACTGACTTCCTGACGAACCTTGTGACGGCTCCCGACACGGCGGATCGACAGGGCGCCGACCACGATGCCGCCGCGCGTACCACCGGCCGCCGGGCCGCCGCCCGCACCGCCGAGGATGTGCCCGCCGCACGCACCACCGGGGAGGGGGCCCCTGCCCGGACCGCCCGTCGTCCCCGCGGCTTCGACACCGCACGACGGCTGCGGTCCCTGACCGGCGTGGACGAGGAACTGCTCGCCAGGGTCCGGTACGAGCGGAGCAAGTACACGGCCCTGGGCGGGGTGGTGCTCGGCACTTCCGTCATCGCGGCGTTCTCCATGTGGAACTTCGCGACCGAGGCGCTCGGAGGGTTCTCTCCGGTGGTCCTCGTCCCGACGGTCATCTGGATGCTGTTCGTGCTCAACCTCGACCGCTGGCTGGTCACTCCGCAGCCCAACGCGCGGCGGCGGGTCGGACCCCTTCTCACGCGCCTGCTCATCGCCCTGATGCTCGGCATGGTGATCGCCGAGCCCCTGGTACTGCGCATCTTCCAGACGGCCATCGAGCAGCACGTCGCCGATGAACGTACGGACGCGATCGACCGGTTGCGTACGAACCTGGTGCGCTGCAACCCCGTACCGTCCACGACGCGGACCATCACCCCGGAGGGATGCGGCAGGTCGTACGTCCTCTCGTTCGGCGATACGCCCGGCGAACGGGTCGAGGAACTGGCCGCCCTGCGTTCGGACGCCGCCGCCCTGCAGAAGCGGGTGGACCGTGACACCGCAAGGCTGGAGGGCATCGACTCCGACGTACGGAACGAGTGCCGCAAGCTGATCCGTATAGCTGCCACCGGCCTGTACCAGCGGACGTCCGAGTGCCTGCGCCTGCGCGACAAGGCGCAGGACTACCGGGCGACCCACCGCACCAGCGAGAACGAGAAGCGGCTGACCCGTATGAACAGGCGGACCCTGGAGATCGAGGCGGAACAGACCGTGTCGCGCGGCGCCTTCCTCAAGGCACGGGCCGACGGTATCGAGCGGCGGCTGGGCGAGGAGCGCGCCAAGCAGAAGGGGATCGGTGTCCTGGAACGGATGCGGGCGCTTGACCGGCTCGCGGCCGGGAACCCGGTGCTCTTCGTGGGCATCTGGCTGGTCCGCCTGCTGTTCGTCCTCCTCGATGTGCTCCCCGTACTGGTGAAGTACCTGAGCGGCGAGTCCGCGTACGACCGCATGCTCACCAGCGCGAGCAACAGCGCCGTCAAGATCCACGACGAGGAGGCCCGGCTCGCCGAGCGCCGGGCCATGGCGAACATCGAGATCGCTCAGGACGCCATCGAACAGGAGGTCCGGCGGCACCGTGCCGAGTCGGAGGCGGCGTTCCGGGAACACACGGCAGCGATGAACATCCGGGTCCGGCAGGCGGTGAACGCGCTGGAGGACGAGATCCGCCGCTCGTCGGCGGTCTGA
- a CDS encoding very short patch repair endonuclease → MSEQEVPEAPAEQWTLPEGSWASSAATRRSMLGNRSRDTEPELLLRSLVHAAGLRYRVAAKPLPKMRRTADMVFRPTKVAVFIDGCFWHGCPEHFVMPKTNRLYWEEKIGRNIQRDRDTDNRLTEAGWLVLRFWEHLEPEACAATVIEAVAARRQEVQASKHAKKTS, encoded by the coding sequence ATGAGCGAGCAAGAAGTACCAGAAGCGCCGGCCGAGCAGTGGACACTGCCGGAGGGGTCGTGGGCGTCGTCGGCCGCGACCCGGCGGAGCATGCTTGGCAACCGAAGTCGTGATACCGAGCCCGAGCTGCTCCTCCGCTCGCTTGTCCACGCCGCTGGACTGCGCTACCGGGTAGCGGCAAAGCCGCTCCCGAAGATGCGCCGCACGGCCGACATGGTCTTCCGCCCTACGAAGGTCGCAGTCTTTATCGACGGCTGCTTCTGGCACGGCTGCCCGGAGCACTTCGTGATGCCCAAGACGAATCGGCTGTACTGGGAAGAAAAGATCGGCCGGAACATCCAGCGCGACCGGGACACAGACAACCGCCTCACGGAGGCAGGCTGGCTGGTGCTCCGTTTCTGGGAACACCTCGAACCAGAGGCGTGTGCCGCCACTGTCATCGAGGCAGTGGCGGCCCGGCGGCAGGAGGTCCAAGCCTCAAAGCACGCGAAGAAGACCTCCTGA
- a CDS encoding Pycsar system effector family protein produces MTTPGGDGGVDPDNDAAADHSAELARVLLSEAREELTKADSKAGLILASLGGALTALLGAIGSGVIALRQYAVVPQFFLWLACAACVPALVLLGLAITPRLGSPHYARTHYFGDARLAMSAAHLERTVRRTDVVSRDLSQLAILSQIAWTKYRCIRHALFWGTVFFASALLGIVIGAST; encoded by the coding sequence ATGACCACACCCGGGGGCGACGGCGGCGTGGACCCGGACAACGACGCCGCGGCCGACCACAGCGCGGAACTCGCGAGGGTCCTGCTGTCCGAGGCCCGTGAGGAACTCACGAAGGCCGACAGCAAAGCCGGCCTCATACTCGCGTCCCTGGGCGGGGCCCTGACCGCCCTGCTCGGCGCGATCGGCAGCGGCGTCATCGCCCTGCGGCAGTACGCCGTCGTCCCGCAGTTCTTCCTCTGGCTGGCCTGCGCCGCTTGCGTACCGGCACTCGTCCTGCTGGGCCTGGCCATCACTCCGCGGCTCGGCAGTCCCCACTACGCCCGCACGCACTACTTCGGCGACGCGAGGCTCGCGATGTCGGCCGCTCACCTGGAGCGGACGGTGCGCCGCACCGATGTCGTGTCCCGGGACCTGAGCCAGCTGGCGATCCTGTCCCAGATTGCCTGGACCAAATACCGCTGCATACGCCATGCACTTTTCTGGGGCACGGTCTTCTTCGCGTCCGCGCTGCTGGGCATCGTGATCGGAGCATCGACCTGA